The following are encoded together in the Desulfococcus multivorans genome:
- a CDS encoding CopG family ribbon-helix-helix protein, with amino-acid sequence MAASKIAITIDDNTLNRLDMIVKSKVFPSRSKAIQEAVAEKLMRIEKSRLAHECAKLDPEFEQSLAEEGFSSELAEWPEY; translated from the coding sequence ATGGCAGCATCAAAAATTGCAATTACAATTGACGATAACACACTTAACCGTTTGGATATGATAGTTAAATCGAAAGTTTTTCCAAGCCGCAGCAAAGCTATCCAGGAGGCTGTCGCTGAAAAATTGATGCGCATCGAGAAAAGTCGTCTCGCCCATGAGTGTGCTAAGTTGGATCCGGAATTCGAACAATCCCTGGCGGAGGAAGGCTTCTCATCGGAGTTGGCAGAATGGCCGGAATACTGA
- a CDS encoding type I restriction-modification system subunit M N-terminal domain-containing protein, giving the protein MKTRHISQSALESYLWGVATLLRGYFDAGDYKQLIFPLLFYKHLCGVYDEALEESGGDQEYAALPEQHRFQIPEDAHWKATHTKVKNVAKAIQHAMRAIETANPDTLYGIFGDAQWTNKDHLLDRMLRKLIEHFSSQTLSLLTARPEDELGVGYEFLIKKFLKTKSSRRLAIREV; this is encoded by the coding sequence ATGAAGACCCGGCATATCTCCCAATCCGCACTGGAATCCTACCTCTGGGGCGTGGCCACCTTGCTGCGCGGCTACTTCGATGCCGGGGATTACAAGCAGCTCATCTTCCCGCTGCTGTTCTACAAACACCTTTGCGGTGTCTATGACGAGGCGCTGGAGGAATCCGGCGGCGATCAAGAATACGCCGCGCTCCCCGAACAGCATCGTTTCCAGATCCCGGAAGACGCACACTGGAAGGCCACCCACACCAAGGTCAAGAATGTGGCGAAGGCCATCCAGCACGCCATGCGTGCCATTGAGACGGCGAACCCCGACACGCTGTACGGAATCTTCGGTGATGCCCAGTGGACCAACAAGGACCACCTGCTGGACCGCATGCTGCGTAAACTGATCGAGCATTTCAGCTCGCAAACACTTTCGCTTCTAACTGCCCGCCCGGAAGATGAGCTGGGCGTGGGCTATGAGTTTCTGATCAAGAAGTTTCTGAAGACGAAATCTTCCAGGCGGTTGGCGATCCGGGAGGTGTGA
- a CDS encoding type II toxin-antitoxin system HicA family toxin, whose translation MSALSKIGYGIDHQTGSHMILRQSAPPNRRLTIPNHKELATGTLRAIIRQAGLTVEEFMNLL comes from the coding sequence GTGTCTGCATTGTCAAAAATCGGATATGGAATCGATCATCAAACAGGAAGCCACATGATACTTAGGCAATCTGCTCCGCCAAATCGACGGCTCACAATACCCAATCACAAAGAATTGGCAACAGGTACACTACGGGCAATAATCAGGCAAGCTGGGTTAACAGTCGAAGAGTTCATGAATCTGCTTTGA
- a CDS encoding type II toxin-antitoxin system HicB family antitoxin: MKFRIIIEQDEDGMFVAEVPALPGCISQGTTREESLTNIKDAIIGYLESLKKHGDPIPPSIYEEVIEVAV; this comes from the coding sequence ATGAAGTTTAGAATTATTATTGAACAAGATGAAGATGGGATGTTTGTGGCTGAAGTTCCTGCCTTGCCGGGTTGTATTTCCCAAGGCACCACGCGAGAAGAATCGCTTACAAATATAAAAGATGCCATTATCGGATATTTGGAAAGTTTGAAAAAGCATGGAGATCCGATACCCCCGTCAATATACGAAGAGGTAATCGAGGTAGCGGTGTGA
- a CDS encoding transposase, which translates to MAGQFSELERKSFEPIALSVEGVKVRSLQRFVSDAPWDDDKMMIQGYALVDKRLFLPKRWCD; encoded by the coding sequence ATGGCCGGCCAATTCAGCGAGCTGGAACGAAAGTCCTTTGAACCCATTGCCCTTTCCGTCGAAGGGGTCAAGGTCAGGTCGCTGCAGCGCTTTGTCAGCGATGCGCCATGGGATGACGACAAAATGATGATCCAGGGATATGCCCTTGTCGACAAACGACTTTTTCTTCCGAAGCGGTGGTGCGACTGA
- a CDS encoding MBL fold metallo-hydrolase — protein sequence MKITQIRSATLLIDFGGTRFLVDPVLADKDSYPGIPGTYNAHLKWPKVDLSLPISEVVDVNAVIVTHTHRDHWDEAAMAAIRKDMPVFAQHENDARLIKDAGFTDVRILSEDSTFRGVSLIKTPGQHGSDEAMAVVGQLLGQVCGVIFKSGDEKTLYLAGDTVWNRYVEDTLRNHSPDVVILNSGDAQIPGLGPVIMNKEDVYKVFKAAPRATLIASHMDAVNHAALTRAQLRNYSAKTGMVHRLLVPEDGETLIF from the coding sequence ATGAAAATTACTCAGATTCGTAGTGCAACCCTACTGATCGACTTTGGGGGTACCCGTTTTCTGGTCGATCCCGTATTGGCGGACAAAGACAGCTACCCGGGCATTCCCGGAACATACAATGCTCATCTCAAATGGCCGAAAGTCGATCTGTCCTTGCCCATATCCGAGGTCGTCGATGTAAATGCCGTCATCGTCACCCATACGCATCGAGATCACTGGGACGAGGCGGCGATGGCGGCAATTCGCAAGGACATGCCCGTCTTCGCGCAGCACGAGAATGACGCACGCCTGATCAAGGACGCAGGATTCACTGATGTGCGCATCCTCTCGGAAGATTCGACGTTCCGTGGCGTCTCGCTGATCAAGACTCCCGGCCAACACGGCTCCGATGAAGCAATGGCGGTTGTCGGCCAACTCTTAGGCCAGGTCTGCGGCGTTATATTCAAATCCGGAGATGAGAAGACCCTTTACCTTGCCGGAGACACTGTCTGGAACCGATATGTCGAAGACACCCTGCGAAACCACTCTCCAGATGTGGTCATTCTCAACAGTGGCGACGCACAAATTCCCGGACTCGGGCCGGTCATCATGAACAAGGAGGATGTCTACAAGGTTTTCAAAGCCGCCCCGAGGGCAACGCTGATCGCGAGTCACATGGACGCTGTAAATCATGCGGCGCTTACCCGCGCTCAACTCCGGAACTACTCGGCCAAAACCGGCATGGTCCACCGCCTGCTCGTGCCTGAAGATGGCGAAACGCTGATCTTCTGA
- a CDS encoding type II toxin-antitoxin system HicB family antitoxin, with translation MGQTGEPVPEPIAGKHFSGKFMVRVPPEVHRKLAIQAAESGVSLNRIASFKLSQ, from the coding sequence ATGGGACAAACCGGTGAGCCAGTCCCGGAGCCAATCGCAGGCAAACATTTCAGCGGGAAATTCATGGTCCGGGTGCCTCCTGAGGTACATAGAAAATTGGCCATACAAGCTGCTGAGTCCGGCGTTAGCCTTAATCGTATTGCAAGTTTCAAATTGAGCCAATAA
- a CDS encoding transposase: MKYNPEIHNRRSIRLKGYNYSQAGAYFMTICTQNRECLFGDIVNGEMRLNEAGKFIIDSWKWLAEQYDHVALDAFVVMPNHLHGIIVITDDCRGGSRTAPTGKRKPIGRLIGAFKTVSTKRINELRHTPGTKLWQRNYWEHIIRDESELNHIRDYIRNNPAQWEMDKLHSDQPEFGINCRGGSRTAPMQVREPATEYATETWMV; the protein is encoded by the coding sequence ATGAAATACAACCCGGAAATCCACAATCGCCGTTCCATCCGCCTCAAGGGATACAATTATTCCCAAGCAGGCGCGTATTTTATGACCATTTGCACCCAGAACCGGGAATGCCTGTTTGGGGATATCGTGAATGGCGAAATGCGGTTGAACGAGGCTGGAAAATTTATTATAGATTCATGGAAATGGTTGGCAGAACAATATGACCATGTTGCGTTGGATGCATTTGTAGTCATGCCGAATCATTTACATGGAATTATCGTAATCACCGACGATTGTAGGGGCGGTTCGCGAACCGCCCCTACGGGTAAACGCAAACCCATTGGTCGATTAATCGGCGCATTCAAAACGGTGTCAACCAAACGTATCAACGAATTGCGCCACACACCCGGCACAAAATTGTGGCAGCGCAATTATTGGGAACACATCATCCGTGATGAATCGGAATTGAATCATATTCGCGATTACATCCGGAATAATCCTGCCCAATGGGAAATGGATAAATTACATTCCGATCAACCCGAATTTGGCATTAATTGTAGGGGCGGTTCGCGAACCGCCCCTATGCAGGTTCGGGAACCAGCCACCGAATATGCAACGGAGACATGGATGGTATGA
- a CDS encoding class I SAM-dependent methyltransferase, translating to MFEALERINERPEPFEFYTASDLWTDEHTSARMLSLHLDETIDVSSRKAAFINRSVKWITSRFDIDRNRTIVDFGCGPGLYTTRLAKRGADVTGIDFSGRSIRYAREVAAREQLNINYVNQNYLDFETEKRFDLVLMIMCDFCALGPAQRRVILDKFHTLLKPGGSVLLDVYSLSAFQQREEAAIYEQNLLDGFWSPHKYYGFLNIFKYHREKVMLEKYTIVEPARTRTVYNWLQYFALEDLESEFLEAGFSIDGIYADVAGTPYDRNSDEFAVIAGKA from the coding sequence ATGTTTGAAGCGCTGGAGAGAATCAACGAACGTCCCGAACCGTTCGAATTCTACACGGCAAGCGATCTGTGGACTGACGAGCATACCTCGGCGCGGATGCTTTCGTTGCACCTCGATGAGACAATCGACGTTTCATCACGGAAGGCGGCGTTCATCAATCGATCGGTGAAATGGATCACATCCCGATTCGATATCGACAGGAACCGCACGATTGTGGATTTTGGCTGCGGTCCGGGATTGTACACAACGCGTTTGGCGAAGCGCGGGGCGGATGTGACGGGCATTGATTTCTCGGGGAGGTCCATCCGGTATGCAAGGGAAGTCGCCGCCCGCGAACAGTTGAACATCAACTACGTGAACCAGAATTACCTTGACTTTGAAACAGAAAAACGATTCGACCTGGTGTTGATGATCATGTGCGATTTCTGTGCCCTCGGCCCAGCACAGCGGAGAGTGATTCTCGACAAATTCCACACGCTTTTAAAGCCGGGCGGCTCGGTCCTTCTCGACGTCTATTCTCTGTCGGCGTTCCAACAAAGAGAAGAAGCGGCCATATACGAACAGAACCTGCTCGATGGATTCTGGTCGCCGCACAAGTATTACGGCTTTCTGAATATCTTCAAATATCACAGAGAGAAGGTCATGCTTGAAAAGTACACGATTGTTGAGCCGGCCCGCACCAGAACGGTATACAACTGGCTGCAGTATTTTGCCCTGGAGGACCTGGAGAGCGAGTTCCTCGAGGCGGGATTTTCCATTGACGGGATTTATGCGGACGTCGCGGGAACCCCGTATGATCGAAATTCGGACGAATTTGCCGTTATCGCCGGGAAGGCGTAG